The proteins below are encoded in one region of Candidatus Cloacimonadota bacterium:
- a CDS encoding T9SS type A sorting domain-containing protein, with amino-acid sequence MRLFIVMVAVIMFLTLQLSAIDHLDLMNTLYGEFNGSWFGERVVSMDYNGDGYDDVIVSAPYWNPNGVYNSMQCWGKIYFYWGGPNMDNVPDFVMEGTQNWELYPAGPYNGGDINGDGIDDLVTTLPVDPACVIAVYYGTANPTGIPDLTITIPYEVSDYIVSWPLGDINGDGKDDLVIHCPLWGYPYIHRLIIWTGNDAPFVTLAETTNGSVSRSAIGLGDVNGDDVDDYLLQYGIPGGTNMNSRIVLYYGSTNFPQVDSLVISENTNIITARSASPLGDLNNDGFADFESYVGKVWFGGTDLTPVNDLELIYNNPPYHEWFNPDRNVSNPFIYGDLNGDGYDDVIGSTYQINYYQGEVGIWVGGPNMDGLIDLYQYPPSDYGTRQYGYAKAAGDFNGDGLCDLAVSAPMFYSAPQIATGRVFIYSGNAALSDTVVAIDDPVEAEPGWELNVYPNPLRATDNINVTLTGPGNKKYLPSGLELYNIRGEKVSSVGHIGEVLNGTTLTMPVPNVANGLYILRVVYNSSSATTKKICILR; translated from the coding sequence ATGAGATTATTTATTGTCATGGTGGCTGTTATTATGTTTCTTACATTGCAGTTAAGCGCCATAGATCACCTGGACCTGATGAACACCCTGTACGGGGAATTCAATGGCTCCTGGTTTGGAGAACGGGTAGTCTCAATGGATTACAATGGCGATGGCTACGATGATGTGATTGTTTCTGCCCCCTACTGGAATCCCAACGGAGTGTACAACAGCATGCAATGTTGGGGGAAAATCTATTTCTATTGGGGCGGCCCGAATATGGACAATGTCCCGGATTTCGTGATGGAGGGAACGCAGAATTGGGAACTATATCCGGCTGGTCCTTATAATGGAGGCGATATCAATGGCGATGGGATTGACGATCTGGTAACCACCCTGCCTGTAGATCCTGCTTGTGTGATCGCAGTCTATTACGGAACGGCCAATCCCACCGGGATACCTGATTTGACTATCACCATTCCATATGAAGTAAGTGATTATATAGTGTCATGGCCGCTTGGCGACATCAATGGAGACGGTAAGGATGATTTGGTGATACACTGCCCGCTTTGGGGTTACCCTTATATCCATAGATTAATAATCTGGACCGGTAACGATGCCCCATTTGTAACCCTTGCGGAAACGACTAATGGTTCAGTATCAAGGTCGGCAATTGGGCTTGGTGATGTAAATGGTGACGACGTGGATGATTACCTTCTCCAGTATGGTATTCCCGGAGGAACAAACATGAACAGCAGGATAGTCTTGTATTATGGAAGCACGAATTTTCCACAAGTAGATAGCCTGGTGATATCGGAAAACACTAATATTATAACCGCAAGAAGTGCAAGTCCATTAGGCGACTTGAACAACGATGGATTTGCGGATTTTGAGTCGTATGTGGGTAAAGTGTGGTTTGGGGGAACAGATCTGACGCCGGTCAATGATCTGGAATTGATTTATAATAACCCACCCTACCATGAATGGTTCAACCCAGACCGTAATGTTAGTAATCCATTTATTTACGGTGATCTGAACGGAGACGGTTATGACGACGTGATCGGATCGACGTATCAAATCAATTACTATCAGGGAGAGGTTGGCATCTGGGTGGGCGGACCCAACATGGATGGGTTAATTGACTTGTACCAGTACCCGCCAAGTGACTACGGCACCAGGCAGTATGGGTATGCCAAAGCAGCGGGAGACTTTAACGGAGATGGACTGTGTGACCTGGCGGTTTCAGCTCCTATGTTCTATTCGGCTCCACAAATTGCCACCGGAAGAGTGTTTATCTATTCTGGCAATGCGGCATTATCAGACACGGTGGTCGCAATTGATGATCCAGTTGAAGCCGAACCAGGCTGGGAGCTGAATGTTTATCCCAACCCTCTGCGTGCTACGGATAATATCAATGTAACTTTAACTGGGCCAGGCAATAAGAAATACCTGCCGAGTGGCTTGGAATTGTATAATATAAGAGGAGAAAAGGTCAGCAGCGTCGGACATATCGGGGAAGTGCTAAACGGGACAACCCTCACTATGCCTGTCCCCAATGTAGCCAATGGTTTATACATTCTAAGGGTTGTATATAACAGTAGTTCTGCCACAACCAAGAAAATCTGTATTCTAAGATAG
- a CDS encoding YihY/virulence factor BrkB family protein: MRDKAKTGFFANLWALVSTSSKAAMMDLKKFWSYLSEPARRRQVLAEFWDFLLRWFRLIGRERVMREAGSLTYITILGFVPFVVFLLLIVPDLPFLNLRERVFELISNNLMPTSALAVNNVIEGMLEGRAGFNVINFIVMIISSYSLFRTIRDSFDRILKMEYHTKQDLVSQVIKFLGTIILGVFILVVLISSSSLPLISRLLKLPLLRWLTYLVPFVLQFLLLVFLYTLMPSIKVQRMSLVRGAFWTALIWMLVKSGFDTYILRMTSYQKFYGTLSALPIFLLWIYVNWLIVLSGIVMVAVFENKKRGDPPPSGSGEMMRLTLEVYGQGKMRRNLDKFISRDELKEILDAPDEEEEG; the protein is encoded by the coding sequence ATGCGGGACAAAGCCAAAACAGGTTTTTTTGCCAATCTCTGGGCGCTGGTCAGCACTTCCAGCAAAGCCGCGATGATGGACCTGAAAAAGTTCTGGAGCTATCTGAGCGAACCGGCCAGGCGCCGGCAGGTGCTGGCGGAGTTCTGGGATTTTCTGCTGCGCTGGTTTCGCCTGATCGGCCGGGAACGCGTGATGCGCGAGGCGGGATCGCTCACCTACATCACCATTCTGGGCTTCGTGCCCTTCGTGGTGTTCCTGCTGCTGATCGTGCCGGATTTGCCCTTTTTGAACCTGCGGGAAAGGGTGTTCGAACTGATCTCGAACAACCTGATGCCCACCTCGGCGCTGGCCGTGAACAACGTGATCGAGGGCATGCTGGAAGGCCGGGCCGGCTTCAACGTGATCAACTTCATCGTGATGATCATCTCCTCTTACTCGCTGTTCCGCACCATCCGCGATTCCTTCGACCGCATCCTGAAGATGGAGTATCACACCAAACAGGACCTGGTCAGCCAGGTCATCAAGTTTCTGGGCACCATCATCCTGGGCGTGTTCATCCTGGTGGTGCTGATCTCCAGTTCCTCGCTGCCGCTGATCTCGCGGCTGCTGAAACTGCCGCTGCTGCGCTGGCTCACCTATCTGGTGCCGTTCGTGCTGCAGTTTCTGCTGCTGGTGTTTCTCTACACGCTGATGCCCTCGATCAAGGTGCAGCGGATGTCGCTGGTGCGGGGGGCGTTTTGGACCGCGCTGATCTGGATGCTGGTGAAAAGCGGGTTTGACACCTATATCCTGCGCATGACCAGCTACCAGAAATTTTACGGCACCCTCTCCGCCCTGCCCATCTTCCTGCTCTGGATCTACGTGAACTGGCTGATCGTGCTAAGCGGGATCGTGATGGTGGCGGTGTTTGAGAACAAAAAACGCGGCGACCCGCCCCCCAGCGGTTCCGGCGAGATGATGCGCCTCACTTTGGAGGTTTACGGCCAAGGAAAAATGCGGCGCAATCTGGACAAATTCATCAGCCGGGACGAGCTGAAGGAGATCCTGGACGCTCCGGACGAAGAGGAGGAAGGGTGA
- a CDS encoding ABC transporter ATP-binding protein — MIISTKYLIKDYSLGKVKVRALNGVNMSIEEGEFVAIMGPSGSGKSTLMHIIGCLDSPTGGEYQLDGVLVSELDKNELALIRNRKIGFVFQSFNLLPYLNILKNVELPLMYGGIDPKTRNLKAREILASVGLSDRLKHKPAELSGGQRQRVAIARAIANDPAILLADEPTGNLDSQAGGDILEIFSNLHAQGNTVIIVTHDKAVADRANRVIRIMDGKIEDGDLAG, encoded by the coding sequence ATGATAATCAGCACGAAATACCTGATCAAGGATTACAGCCTGGGCAAGGTGAAGGTCCGCGCCCTGAACGGCGTGAACATGAGCATCGAGGAGGGTGAGTTTGTGGCCATCATGGGTCCCTCGGGTTCCGGAAAAAGCACCCTGATGCACATCATCGGCTGTCTGGATTCGCCCACTGGCGGCGAGTACCAGCTGGACGGCGTGCTGGTGAGCGAGCTGGACAAAAACGAGCTGGCGCTGATCCGCAACCGCAAGATCGGCTTCGTGTTCCAATCCTTCAATCTGCTGCCGTACCTGAACATCCTCAAGAACGTGGAACTGCCGCTGATGTATGGCGGCATTGACCCCAAAACGCGCAACCTCAAGGCGCGTGAAATTTTGGCCAGCGTGGGGTTGAGCGACCGCCTGAAACACAAGCCCGCCGAGCTTTCCGGGGGCCAGAGGCAGCGCGTGGCCATCGCCCGCGCCATCGCGAACGACCCCGCCATCCTGCTGGCGGACGAGCCCACCGGCAATCTCGATTCCCAGGCCGGAGGCGACATTCTGGAAATTTTCAGCAACCTGCACGCGCAGGGCAACACCGTGATCATCGTAACCCACGACAAAGCCGTGGCGGACCGCGCCAACAGAGTTATCCGCATCATGGACGGAAAGATCGAAGATGGCGATCTCGCTGGCTGA
- a CDS encoding Rne/Rng family ribonuclease, which yields MRKDKFNTEIIVNVHPLEKRVAVLEDNKLVELFVERKDKQNIVGNIYKGFVKDVLPGMGAAFIEIGLERTAFLHYSDIVLDFLDIFENEKQRPRFNPKDSSQIGNLLKSGQEIVVQVHKGPIGSKGARLTGQISIPGKYLVLFPNKHKIAISRKIYGQNERNRIRNLLTSFKDPDHGLIVRTEAEGCDEDDLRNEYNALVKTWKLTDKQIKHLKGPVCVFEENALENYLIRDLFGDNVDRLVIDDKAFAKSIIRHLEDFSPDLIPAVEIYKEDSPIFDAWGIEKKIDTIFHSRIYLPSGGNIKIEQTEALVAIDINTGSFTGKTHYEETIKKTNVEAAAEAARQIRLRDLSGVIIIDFIDMVNEQNKQEVLETLRKGLKRDRAKNKVYNFTELGLVEVTRKRMRSTLIAKFSDACPTCNGSGRVVSKDTMLMRIHRWLSRSDYFIRNKKLRIVVHPELLEHIKNNSGYFSAYKDQVETQADPDMRIDQFKVFRLPGLEDITSKFS from the coding sequence ATGAGAAAAGATAAATTCAATACCGAGATAATAGTGAACGTGCACCCCCTGGAAAAACGGGTGGCCGTGCTCGAGGACAACAAACTGGTGGAGCTCTTCGTTGAGCGCAAGGACAAGCAAAACATCGTTGGCAACATCTACAAGGGCTTCGTGAAAGACGTGCTGCCCGGGATGGGCGCCGCCTTCATCGAGATCGGGCTGGAACGCACCGCCTTTCTGCACTATTCCGACATTGTGCTCGATTTCCTGGACATCTTTGAAAACGAAAAACAGCGCCCCAGATTCAATCCCAAGGATTCCTCCCAGATCGGCAACCTGCTCAAATCCGGCCAGGAGATCGTGGTGCAGGTGCACAAAGGGCCGATCGGCAGCAAAGGCGCTCGCCTCACCGGCCAGATCTCCATTCCGGGCAAATACTTGGTGCTCTTCCCCAACAAACACAAGATCGCCATCTCCCGCAAGATCTACGGCCAAAACGAACGCAACCGCATCCGCAACCTGCTCACTTCCTTCAAGGACCCGGATCATGGACTGATCGTGCGCACCGAGGCCGAGGGCTGCGACGAGGACGATCTGCGCAACGAATACAACGCCCTGGTGAAAACCTGGAAGCTCACCGACAAACAGATCAAGCACCTCAAAGGCCCCGTCTGCGTCTTCGAGGAAAACGCCCTGGAAAATTACCTCATCCGCGACCTTTTCGGCGATAACGTGGACCGCCTGGTGATCGACGACAAAGCCTTCGCCAAGAGCATCATCCGCCATCTGGAGGACTTTTCACCGGACCTCATCCCCGCCGTGGAGATCTACAAAGAGGATTCGCCCATCTTCGACGCCTGGGGCATCGAAAAAAAGATCGACACCATCTTCCACTCCCGCATCTATCTGCCTAGCGGCGGCAACATCAAGATCGAACAAACCGAGGCCCTGGTGGCCATCGACATCAACACCGGCAGCTTCACCGGCAAAACCCATTATGAGGAAACGATCAAGAAAACCAACGTTGAGGCCGCGGCCGAGGCGGCCCGCCAGATCAGGCTGCGCGACCTCTCCGGGGTGATCATCATCGATTTCATCGACATGGTGAACGAACAAAACAAACAGGAAGTTCTGGAAACCCTGCGCAAAGGGCTCAAGCGCGACCGCGCCAAAAACAAGGTCTATAACTTCACCGAACTCGGCCTGGTGGAGGTAACCCGCAAGCGCATGCGCTCCACCCTCATCGCCAAATTCTCCGACGCCTGCCCCACCTGCAACGGCAGCGGCCGCGTGGTTTCCAAGGATACCATGCTGATGCGCATCCACCGCTGGCTGAGCCGCTCGGACTACTTCATCCGCAACAAGAAACTCCGCATAGTGGTCCACCCGGAACTACTGGAACACATCAAAAACAACAGCGGCTATTTCAGCGCCTACAAGGACCAGGTGGAAACCCAGGCCGATCCGGACATGCGCATCGACCAGTTCAAGGTTTTCAGACTGCCCGGCCTGGAGGATATCACTTCCAAGTTCAGTTAA
- a CDS encoding ABC transporter permease, which translates to MAISLAESLSLGLADILTRKVRSIVTIIGIILGVMSIMVVLAIVNGMNKSTLDWMGQRGGLNKVEVRQNWAWDLSRGGEPNFSLREINQIRGLLPPVEAFNPQTQLQPQEMLVGELGFVVSLLGVFPDMEKVEDWQVAKGRFINTLDIDNHNNVVVLGSTTAQELFASRDPLGQYVGFGGQKLLVVGVMEKKYMAAQGGGSAFTDNALEYMNQRAFVPLSTLLSKIDPSQKVNSLSLQAASPEAAKELRKQVEGVVLNIKQGKKVFEVSAAQEQMEQMKQSSMIFSAVFVLIAVISLLVGGIVIMNIMLASVKERTREIGVRIAVGARRRDIFTQFLVQTILITALGGVLGIILGFSVLRAVGSYLDLQVVASLQMIWVALLVSVGVGLVFGLSPAMRASNLDPVEALREE; encoded by the coding sequence ATGGCGATCTCGCTGGCTGAATCCCTCTCGCTCGGCCTGGCCGACATCCTCACCCGCAAGGTGCGCAGCATCGTGACCATCATCGGCATCATCCTGGGCGTGATGAGCATCATGGTGGTGCTGGCCATAGTGAACGGGATGAACAAATCCACCCTGGACTGGATGGGCCAGCGCGGGGGCCTGAACAAGGTGGAGGTGCGGCAAAACTGGGCTTGGGACCTCAGCCGGGGCGGCGAGCCGAATTTCAGCCTGCGCGAGATCAACCAGATCCGCGGGCTGCTGCCGCCGGTGGAGGCCTTCAACCCCCAAACCCAGCTGCAGCCGCAGGAAATGCTTGTGGGCGAACTGGGTTTCGTGGTGAGCCTGCTGGGCGTGTTTCCGGACATGGAAAAGGTGGAGGACTGGCAGGTGGCCAAAGGCCGCTTCATCAACACTTTGGACATCGACAACCACAACAACGTGGTGGTGCTGGGCAGCACCACCGCCCAGGAGCTTTTCGCCTCGCGCGATCCGCTGGGCCAGTATGTGGGCTTTGGCGGCCAGAAACTGCTGGTGGTGGGGGTGATGGAAAAAAAATACATGGCCGCGCAGGGCGGCGGCAGCGCCTTCACGGACAACGCGCTGGAATACATGAACCAGCGGGCTTTCGTGCCGCTTTCCACGCTGCTCAGCAAGATCGACCCCAGCCAGAAGGTGAACAGCCTCAGCCTGCAGGCCGCCAGCCCCGAAGCGGCCAAAGAACTGCGCAAACAGGTGGAGGGCGTGGTGCTGAACATCAAGCAGGGCAAGAAAGTGTTTGAGGTGAGCGCGGCGCAGGAGCAGATGGAGCAGATGAAACAGAGCTCGATGATCTTTTCCGCCGTGTTCGTGCTCATTGCCGTGATCTCGCTGCTGGTGGGGGGCATCGTGATCATGAACATCATGCTGGCCTCGGTGAAGGAGCGCACGCGCGAGATCGGGGTGCGCATCGCGGTGGGGGCCAGGCGCCGGGACATTTTCACGCAGTTTTTGGTGCAAACCATCCTGATCACCGCCCTGGGCGGGGTGCTGGGCATCATTCTGGGCTTTTCGGTGCTGCGGGCCGTGGGCTCGTATCTGGACCTGCAGGTGGTGGCCTCGTTGCAAATGATCTGGGTGGCGCTGCTGGTCTCGGTCGGGGTGGGCCTGGTTTTTGGCCTCAGCCCGGCGATGCGGGCCAGCAATCTGGACCCGGTGGAAGCCTTGAGGGAGGAATGA
- the purH gene encoding bifunctional phosphoribosylaminoimidazolecarboxamide formyltransferase/IMP cyclohydrolase has translation MKKQALISVSDKTGVAALARALAELGYSIISSSGTAGYLREQGLEVSEVEAVTGFPEILGGRVKTLHPHIHAGILADRSNPEHLETLARLGIGRIDLVAVNLYPFRATLARAGATRQELIENIDIGGPSLLRAAAKNHAGVVVLCDPEDYASVLRQLQNSGELPLESRIRLARKAFAHVAAYDAAIAGWLGGQEDVDSEPELPDQLEVSLPRVSTLRYGENPHQRAALYAAGQGGLSLLHGLELSFNNQLDIDATLRALRLFAAPTAVITKHCNPCGIGCAERLQDAYQKALAADTESPFGGIVGLNRPLDLETARQINQIFTEIIIAPDYEDGVLDFLRKKKNRRLIRWEAQVLEPGQYPWELKQLLQGWLLQERDLVNEDPATWRVVTRREPAAAELRALQFAWKVAALLRSNAIALTGADRVFGLGAGQTSRIDALQLAVMKARKFGHSLGGAVCASDGFFPFRDSIDALCAAGIRAIIQPGGSKGDAEVIAACDELGLAMVFTGCRHFRH, from the coding sequence GTGAAAAAACAAGCCCTGATCTCGGTTTCGGATAAAACCGGAGTGGCAGCCCTGGCGCGGGCTCTGGCGGAGCTAGGCTACAGCATCATCTCCAGTTCCGGCACGGCCGGATATCTGCGGGAGCAAGGTTTGGAAGTAAGCGAAGTGGAAGCCGTGACGGGATTTCCGGAGATCCTGGGTGGCCGCGTGAAAACCCTGCATCCCCACATCCACGCGGGCATTTTGGCCGACCGCTCCAACCCGGAGCACCTGGAAACCCTGGCCCGGCTTGGCATCGGACGCATCGACCTGGTGGCCGTGAACCTCTATCCCTTTCGCGCCACCCTGGCCAGAGCGGGTGCCACAAGGCAGGAGCTGATCGAAAACATCGATATCGGCGGTCCCTCACTGCTGCGGGCGGCGGCCAAGAACCACGCCGGAGTGGTGGTGCTCTGTGACCCAGAAGATTACGCCAGCGTCTTGCGGCAGCTTCAGAACAGCGGGGAACTGCCGCTGGAAAGCCGGATCCGTCTGGCGCGCAAGGCCTTCGCGCACGTGGCGGCTTACGATGCCGCCATTGCCGGTTGGCTGGGCGGCCAGGAAGATGTTGATTCGGAGCCGGAACTGCCTGATCAACTGGAAGTTAGCCTGCCCCGCGTGAGCACTTTGCGCTACGGCGAAAACCCGCATCAGCGCGCGGCGCTGTACGCCGCAGGCCAGGGCGGGCTGAGCCTGCTGCACGGGCTGGAACTTTCTTTCAACAACCAACTGGACATCGACGCCACGCTGCGGGCCTTGCGGCTGTTCGCGGCGCCCACCGCGGTGATCACCAAGCACTGCAATCCCTGCGGCATCGGCTGCGCGGAGCGGCTTCAGGACGCATACCAAAAGGCGTTGGCGGCGGACACCGAATCCCCCTTTGGCGGGATAGTTGGCCTCAACCGCCCTCTGGATCTGGAAACCGCCCGGCAGATCAACCAGATCTTCACCGAGATCATCATCGCCCCGGATTATGAGGACGGAGTGCTGGATTTTTTGCGCAAAAAGAAGAACCGGCGCCTGATCCGCTGGGAGGCCCAGGTTTTGGAACCCGGGCAATATCCCTGGGAACTGAAACAACTGTTGCAAGGCTGGCTGCTGCAAGAGCGGGACCTCGTGAATGAAGATCCCGCCACCTGGCGCGTGGTGACCAGACGGGAACCCGCAGCCGCAGAGCTTAGGGCGCTGCAATTTGCCTGGAAAGTGGCCGCGCTGCTGCGTTCCAACGCCATCGCCCTCACCGGCGCGGACCGCGTGTTCGGCCTCGGCGCGGGCCAGACCAGCCGCATCGACGCGCTGCAGCTGGCGGTGATGAAGGCGCGCAAGTTCGGCCACAGCCTTGGCGGCGCCGTGTGCGCCTCCGACGGCTTTTTCCCCTTCCGCGATTCCATCGACGCCCTGTGCGCCGCGGGCATCCGCGCCATCATCCAGCCGGGCGGTTCCAAAGGCGACGCGGAAGTGATCGCGGCTTGCGACGAACTTGGCCTGGCCATGGTTTTCACGGGTTGCCGCCACTTTCGGCACTGA
- the sppA gene encoding signal peptide peptidase SppA, which yields MKTSTGILLGCGLVLLILIGAFAAGYFIGRPFMSATATSAISGGTWLVLDPSGSVPDYTEVLGSEFWGFGPLSAEDISSRIRKAAKDGKVKGIIIKPAGVAINYPNLNEIGAALAEFKQSGKPVIAHAEMLGQSDYLLCALADKIYMDPSASGGLLLQGVSSNILFYSEALKKLGIKMHVMQSGDYKGAGEPYTQTSLSPGTEANLRRALESRYALLRGDISRTRGLDSTLVRDIYENREDLFISGKEAKTYGLVDAALTWDEMLAQYKIGDDDRVSFSDYASPADAAVSGNRIAVVNLSGNIAATEGYSAEGMISAHKVDRILDDIEDDSSVKAVVLRVNSPGGSALESELIYQRVKALKIPVVISMGGIAASGGYYISCGGDYIYADPHTITGSIGVIMALPEAVELGNKLGIDSQTLSYGKYAGFGSVFEPYGEELLASLKRESVGVYTEFRQRVMESRKISPEAIDAVSEGRVFIAADALDNKLIDAIGGLGEAVKKAAALANVSDYKVSNYPQRISVWELFRDRGLFRSAASLLKYREASLEERLLATLRDTLKPRQWLYFCPLELN from the coding sequence ATGAAAACAAGCACTGGCATTTTGCTCGGTTGCGGACTTGTGCTGCTCATCCTGATCGGCGCTTTCGCGGCGGGCTACTTCATCGGGCGGCCTTTCATGTCCGCCACGGCAACTTCCGCCATATCCGGCGGCACCTGGCTGGTTTTGGACCCCTCCGGCAGCGTGCCGGACTACACCGAGGTGCTCGGTTCAGAATTCTGGGGCTTCGGCCCCCTGAGCGCTGAGGACATCAGCAGCCGGATCCGCAAAGCGGCCAAGGACGGCAAGGTGAAGGGCATCATCATTAAACCCGCGGGCGTGGCGATCAACTATCCAAACCTGAACGAGATCGGCGCCGCGCTGGCGGAATTCAAGCAGAGCGGAAAACCCGTGATCGCCCACGCGGAAATGCTGGGCCAGAGCGACTATCTGCTCTGCGCGCTGGCGGACAAGATCTACATGGACCCCTCCGCCTCCGGCGGCCTGCTGCTGCAGGGCGTATCCAGCAACATCCTCTTTTACAGCGAAGCCCTCAAAAAACTGGGGATTAAGATGCACGTGATGCAATCCGGTGACTACAAGGGCGCCGGCGAACCCTACACCCAAACCTCCCTCAGCCCCGGCACGGAAGCAAATCTCCGCCGCGCGCTGGAAAGCCGCTACGCACTGCTGCGGGGTGACATCAGCCGCACGCGGGGGCTGGATTCCACCCTGGTGCGGGACATCTACGAAAACCGCGAGGACCTCTTCATCAGCGGGAAAGAAGCCAAAACCTACGGCCTCGTCGATGCCGCCCTCACCTGGGACGAAATGCTTGCCCAGTACAAGATCGGGGATGATGACCGGGTTTCTTTTTCGGATTACGCCTCCCCTGCCGACGCAGCGGTTTCCGGCAACCGGATCGCAGTGGTGAACCTTAGCGGAAACATCGCCGCCACAGAAGGTTACAGCGCCGAAGGAATGATCAGCGCGCACAAAGTGGACCGCATCCTTGACGACATCGAGGACGACAGCTCGGTCAAGGCCGTGGTGTTGCGCGTGAACAGCCCCGGCGGCTCAGCCCTGGAATCCGAGCTGATCTATCAGAGGGTGAAAGCGTTGAAGATACCGGTGGTGATCTCCATGGGCGGGATCGCCGCTTCCGGAGGATATTACATATCTTGCGGCGGGGATTACATTTATGCCGATCCGCACACCATCACCGGCTCCATCGGCGTGATCATGGCCCTGCCGGAAGCAGTGGAACTGGGCAACAAACTCGGCATCGACAGCCAGACCCTCAGCTACGGCAAATACGCCGGCTTCGGCAGCGTGTTCGAGCCTTATGGGGAAGAGCTGCTGGCCTCGCTGAAACGTGAGTCCGTGGGCGTTTACACGGAGTTTCGCCAGCGCGTGATGGAAAGCCGCAAGATCTCACCGGAGGCCATCGACGCCGTTTCAGAAGGCCGGGTCTTCATCGCCGCGGATGCTCTGGACAACAAGCTCATCGACGCCATCGGCGGCCTCGGGGAAGCGGTGAAGAAAGCTGCCGCCCTGGCCAATGTAAGCGATTACAAAGTAAGCAATTATCCCCAGCGGATCAGCGTTTGGGAGCTGTTCCGCGACCGCGGCCTGTTCCGCAGCGCGGCCTCCCTGCTCAAATACCGCGAAGCCAGCCTGGAAGAACGTTTGCTGGCCACATTGCGCGACACCCTGAAACCCCGCCAGTGGCTTTATTTCTGCCCGCTGGAACTGAATTAG